The nucleotide window CGTGCCCGAAATCATCGACGAAAACTGCGTGGGCTGCAACCTGTGCTCCTTGGTGTGCCCCGTGGAGCAGTGCATCACGATGGAGCGCCGCGACGATGGCACCGAGCACCTCACCTGGAAGGAGCGCACCACGGCCGGTACCATTCCCACGGAGTTTAACGATGAGCGCGCCGGTGGCCGCCACCACTGGGTTCCTGAGCCCGCTGCCGCCCTGGGCAAGGAGCAGCACAAAACCTTGCCCGGCAAAGCCCGGCAGTACGCCCGCGCCGACGCGGCGGCTCTGCAAGCAACGGCTGCCAGCTCCGAGTAACATACAGTTTAGCAAAGTCCTGCCCGGTGGCAGGCCAACAGCGCGGCTCGATACCGAGGGTTTTCCCTGGTTTCGGGCCGCGCTGCTGTGTTTTAGGCGCAGCAACAGTAAGGGTAGAGTGAATTGCAAGTAAATTTTTTATTGACTAAATACCATACAATGAAGTATTAGAAACTTTATTAGAACAAAAGTCATATTTATTATTGCTTAAATTCTAAAATATACGTTACTTGTTCCAGTTATCCTTCTACATCCCACCTACTGTTAAGTCTCACTTTTCTTCAGCTCTCTCACCTACAGTAGTCTATGGAACGGTACAGACACTACTCCGACGCCTCGCGCCTAGTACTGCCCGTGATGGATGTTCTCCTGATATATGGAGCCTTCCGCCTGGCCGGTCGCATGGTCTGGGGAACCTGGCAGTTTACGGGCTATGCTCCTTTCTGCTTCGTGATTTTTGGCCTGCTCTGGTGGTTGCTTTCCGGGCAGTTTGCCAACATCTACCGGGTCGATAAGCTTATTACCTACCCGAGAAGCTGCTGTATCTGATGCGTACCTTCCTGCTCCACGCCTGCCTGGTGCTGGCCGTGGTGCTGACGCTGGAGCTAGATTGGCTGTCACTGCGCTTCATTTTTGGCGTGTACAGCTTCTCGGTGGCTGGGGTGGTAGGAGCGCGGTTTCTGACCACGTTCTGCTACCGCGCCTATCATCGGCACATTGCCCGGCCTCATTCGCGCTTTATCATCGTAGGAGCCGGGGAAAGCGGGCAGGAGCTCTACCGCTTTCTGGCTTCCCACGACCCCATTGGCAACCAGTTCCAGGGCTTTTTTGCCGATGAGCCCGTGGCGGAGGGGCTGCGTCCCTACGTGCGGGGGCCGTTGTCGGAGCTGAAAAGCTACTGCCTGCGCACCACCATCGACGAAATCTACTTTACCCTGCCGCTCGACCGGCACGAGCTCATCGAAGAGCTTTCTCAGTTTGCCGACGACCATTTTCTCTCGTTCCGCATCGTGCCCGATTTCCGCGGCACCGTGCGCCGGGAAGTGAATGTGTACTTCTACGACCATATGCCTATTCTTACCATCCGGCACCAGCCTTTGGGCATGCGGACCAATCAAGTACTGAAGCGCATGTTTGATATTGTCTTTTCCCTGGCCATTATCGGACTGATATTTCCCTTTATTCTACCCGTGCTGGCTTTGCTGATCAAGCTCGACTCGCCCGGGCCCGTGTTCTTCAAGCAGATGCGGCCGGGCAAGCGCAACCACCTGTTTCCCTGCTACAAGCTGCGCACCATGACGGCCGACCATCGTCAGACTGAGCTGCAGGCTACTTTTGCCGACCCGCGAGTAACCCGCGTGGGGCGCTACCTGCGCAAGTACAATCTGGATGAGCTGCCCCAGTTTTTCAACGTACTGCTCGGGCATATGTCGGTGGTGGGACCGCGGCCCAACATGGTGTCGCAGCTGGAAGAGTATTCCAAGCACATCCGCACTTACCAAATGCGCCACGCCGTGACCCCCGGCATCACCGGGTATGCCCAGGTAAACGGCTACCGCGGCGAAACCCGCGCCCCCAGGCCATGCGCAAGCGGGTGGAGTACGACCTGAAGTACATGGAAACCTGGACGTTTGGCCTCGACATGAAAATCATCGGCAAAACGGTCTGGAACATGATTCGCGGCGAGAAAAACGCCTACTAACGGTGAGATGGTGAAATCGTGAGGTGATGAGTTTTCGTTCTTCTGGCGCAGCTCAGCTCAATTTAGAGTCTAGACTCACTATTTGACCACTTCAGCACTCTACCATTCTACCACTTCACGCTTCACTATTTGACCAATGCTACCCAAACGCCTAGTGCTGGATTCGTGGATTTCTACCGGAACCCCGGCTGAGTTCGTAACGGCTATTCTGGCGTTAGGAGCGGCCCGCTCGTCGGCTTACGTGTGCTGTGCCAACGTGCACATGGTGGTGGAAGCCCATCAGCACCCCGATTTTCGCCGCATTCTGGATGAGGCCGATATTGTGACGCCTGATGGCAGCCCAGTGGCGGCCGCCGTGGGCTGGTTTCATCAGCAGGCCCAACCTCGCATTGCCGGGATGGATTTGCTCCCGGTTTTGCTGGCCGAGGCCGCCCGGCGCGGGCAGTCGGTGTACTTCTACGGCACTACCGAAGAAGTGCTGGCCGCCATGGTGGCCCGGGCCCGGCGTGAGCTGCCCGACCTGAAGATTGCGGGCACCCATTCCCCACCGTTTCGGCCGCTTACGCCCGAGGAGGATGCTGCCGAGGTAGCCACCATCAACGCGGCCGACCCCGATTTGCTGTTTGTGGCCCTGGGCTGTCCGCGGCAGGAACGCTGGATGGCGGCCCACCGCGGCCGTATTCGCAGCTGCATGCTGGGAGTGGGCCAGGCCTTTCCGGTGTATGCCGGCCTGGAGCGGCGCCTGCCCGCCTGGGCCCGCCGTCTGTGGCTGGAATGGGCTTACCGCCTGTATCTGGAGCCCAAGCGCCTCTGGAAGCGCTACCTGCAAACCAATACGACCTTTCTCTACCTGCTGGGCCGCCGCCTGCTAACGTATGCGGCCGACCGACCACCCGTATCCGTCGCGGGCAAGTAAAGCAGGGCACTACTGCTTGATTGGGTTATACTGGATAATATTTATTGGCAATTGATCTATTATAAAAAATATTCATAAAAATTATAAGCAATATTATAATAGTTTAGTATATTTCTGCAAGTAAGACATAACCAGTAAGCACAGACTTACTCCCGACATCGTCTTCTCTCCCCCGTCTCTTTTCTAACCAGTATCCACACAGCATGAAAGCAGTAATTCTTGCGGGCGGCTATGGCACCCGAATCAGCGAAGAAAGTGGCGTCCGGCCCAAACCCATGGTGGAAATCGGCGGCAAGCCTATCCTGTGGCACATTATGAAAATCTATTCCCACCACGGTATCCGGGATTTCGTTGTGTGCTGCGGCTACAAAGGCCATATGATAAAACAGTATTTCTCGGATTATTTCCTACATAATTCCGATGTGACTTTTCGGATGGACCGCAATGAGATGCAGATTCACCGCAGCAATGCCGAGCCCTGGACGGTAACGCTGGTGGATACTGGGCAGGAAACCATGACCGGCGGCCGTTTGCGCCGGGTGCGGGAGCATCTCGACAACGAAACCTTCTGCCTGACTTACGGCGACGGGGTCGGGAACGTGGATATTCAGGCCGCCATTCGTCACCACCGGCAGGAAGGCGCCCTGGCCACGCTCACGGCCGTGCGGCAGCCGGGCCGCTTCGGGGTTTTCTCCCTTGGCGACGAGTCTAGCCGCATTTCCAACTTCATGGAGAAGCCCGAAGGCGGCGAAACGCCCTGGATTAACGGAGGCTTTTTCGTGCTCGAGCCCGCCGTGTTCGACTACATCGACAATGACGACACGGTGTGGGAAAAAGGCCCTCTGGAGCGCCTGGCCGCTAATGGAGCCCTGGCCGCCTACCGCCACACCGGCTTCTGGCAGCCCATGGACACGCTGCGCGACCGGAACATGCTGGAGGAAATGTGGAGCACTGGCAAGGCCCAGTGGAAAATCTGGGGGAACACCGCGGACGTGCCCGCCCCGGACCCCGTGCTGACCGACATTATGACGTCGGCAGTGGCTGCCCCGGCCGGGCAGCGCGTAGCGGCTCCCACGCTGCTGCCCAACGTATAACTGATTCTTTTTCTGGCAAGTGTGCTTTTCCGCCCTGGCGCGGCCGGACCCCTCTTGCCTTGTATTTCTTCTTTCACTCCCTGCTTTTATGCAACGCATTCTGATAACTGGTAACATGGGCTACGTGGGGCCCGGCGTGGTACGTCACCTGCGGCGCACCTTTCCCAAGGCCGAGCTTATCGGCTATGATATGGGCTACTTCGCCCAATGCCTGACTGGCGCCGAGCGCCTGCCTGAGTCGCGCCTCGACCGGCAGCTGTTCGGCGACGTGCGCCACCTGCCCGACTCCCTGCTGCAGGAAGTAGATGCCGTGGTACACCTGGCCGCTATTTCCAACGACCCCATGGGCCAGACCTACGAGGATGTGACTCTGGAAATAAATTACCGCGCCGGCATCGGGCTAGCGCGCCGGGCCAAGGCGGCGGGCGTTACCTCCTTCGTGTTTGCCAGCTCCTGCAGCATGTACGGGGCCGGGGAGAGGGAGCCAAAACCGAGCAGTCGGAACTGAACCCGCTGACGGCCTACGCACGCTCCAAAGTGCTGAGTGAGCAGGAACTGGCCCCGCTGGCCACAGAGAATTTCCGCGTGACCTGCCTGCGCTTTGCCACGGCTTGCGGCTGGAGCGACCGGCTGCGGCTGGATCTGGTAGTGAATGACTTCGTGGCCGGGGCTGTGGCTACGGGCCGCATCAGCATCCTGAGCGACGGCTCGCCCTGGCGCCCCCTGATTCATGTGCAGGACATGGCCCGCGCTATCGAGTGGGCCATTGGCCGGTCCGCCGATTGCGGCGGTAACTTCCTGGCCATCAATGCCGGCTCGGAGGAGTGGAACTACCAGGTGCGCGACCTGGCCGCGGCTATTGCCGACATCATTCCGGGTACCAGTGTGGAACTCAACCCCAGCGCCCCGCCCGACAAACGCTCCTACCGCGTCGATTTCAGCCTCTTTCGGCAGCTGGCTCCGCATCACCAGCCCCAGCGCACCCTGGCCGATACCATCACCGAACTGCGTGACGGCTTGATCCGGATGGGCTTCCGCGACCCCGAGTTCCGCTCGTCGCAGCTGATGCGCCTGCGGGTGCTGACGGCCCTGCGGGACAGCGGGCAGCTAAACGAAGCCCTCACCTGGGCTCCCGAAAAAGTGGCTGCGGCGGTCCATGTGCCGGAGCCTGCCGAGCTGGCCCTGTCGTAGTGCCGCGACGCTTTTTTCCCTGCCTGTTTCCTTTTCCACCACCGCTACACCTCTTTCACTATGATTTTTACGGAGACCGAACTTGCTGGCGCTTACATCATTGACGTAGACCGCATGTCCGACGAGCGGGGCTTTTTTGCCCGTTCCTGGTGCGAAGACGAGTTTGCCGCCCACGGTATTCTGATGCCCCGGTACAAGCCAACCTGTCGTCGAACCCCAAAAAAGGCACCCTGCGCGGAATGCATTTCCAGCTGCCGCCCCACGAGGAAACCAAGCTGGTACGCTGCACCCAGGGCGCCATCTACGACGTCATCGTGGATTTGCGGGAAGAGTCGCCCACCTACGGGCAGTGGCTGGGCGTGGAGCTAACGGCCGCCAGCTTCCGGATGCTGTTTGTGCCGGGCCGCTTTGCCCACGGTTTCCTTACTCTCGCTGACAATACCGACGTGAGTTACCAGGTGTCGGCTAAATACGCGCCCGGCGCCGAGCGGGGTCTGCGCTGGAACGACCCGGCCATCAATATTCAGTGGCCCTTCGAGCCCAAGCTGGTGTCGGAGAAGGACAGCCACCACCCGGATTTTCAGCTCCTGGTGCCTGAAATTCAAGTAGAAGCCAAATAAAAAACCTGTCTGTCCGGACCGAGTTGCGGCATTTTCCCGTCAGCTCGGTCCGCCGATTTTTCCAGGCTGCATTGCTCACCTTCCATTTCTGAATTACATGATACTAGTAGATAAAGCGCTGGCTGAGCGGCAGCGCCTGGGCCAGCCCATCCGCGTGGGTATGGTCGGAGCCGGCTTCATGGCCAAGGGCGTGGCCCGGCAGATTTGCCGCTACGTGGCCGGTATGGAACTCGTCGCCATTGCTAACCGCACCCTCGACAAAGCCCGGGCGTGCTACGAGGAAGCCGGTACGCTGGCCCCGCGGGAAGTGGCTTCCGTGGCTCAGCTCGAAGCCTGCATTGCCCAGGGCCTGCCCGCCATTACCGACGACGCCCTGCTGCTAAGCCGGGCCGAGGGCATCGACGCCATCATTGAGGTAACCGGGGCCGTGGAGCACGGGGCGCGGGTGGTGCTCGAAGCCATCCGGCACGGCAAGCACATTGTGCTGCTCAATGCGGAGCTGGACGGCACCGTGGGCCCGATTCTGAAGGTGTACGCCGACCGGGCCGGGGTTATCTACACCGTGGCCGACGGCGACCAGCCGGGCGTGACGCTTAACCTGGCCCGCTTCGTGCAGGGCATCGGGGTGAAGCCCGTGCTGTGCGGCAACATCAAAGGCTTGCACGACCCCTACCGCAACCCGACCACTCAGGAGGGCTTTGCCCGGCAGTGGGGGCAGAACCCAAGCATGGTGACCAGCTTCGCCGATGGCAGCAAAATCAGCTTCGAGCAGGCCGTCATTGCCAACGCCCTGGGCATGCAGGTGGCCCGGCGCGGCATGCTGGGCCCCACCGTGGCGCCCGGCACGCCCATCAGCAAGGCCGCCGAATGGTATCCGCAGGAAGAGCTGCTCAGCGGCGGCCCCGGCATTGTGGATTACGTGGTGGGTGCCGAGCCCGGCCCGGGCGTTTTCGTGCTGGGCACCATCGACGACCCGGTGCAGCAGCACTACCTCAAGCTCTATAAGCTCGGCCCCGGGCCGCTGTACTGCTTCTACACGCCCTACCACCTGTGCCACTTCGAAACCCCGACCACCGTGGCCCGCGCCGTGCTGTTCAAGGACGCGGCCCTGGCCCCGGCCGGCCCCATGCGCGTGGAGGTTATAACAGCGGCCAAGATTCCGCTTTTTGCCGGGCAGACTCTGGACGGCATCGGGCACTACCACACCTACGGCCTGGCCGAAAACGCGCCGGTAGCCGACCAAGAGCGGCTGTTGCCTATCGGGGTGGCGGAAGGCTGCATCCTGCGCCACGACATAGCCAAAGACCAGGCACTAACCTACGACGACGTGATTCTGCCCGAAGGCCGCTTGATAGACCAGCTGCGCCAGGAGCAGGCCGCGTATTTCGGCCGCTCCAACTCCGACAGGACAACTGCCGTGCCCACGGCCGAAGTAGCAGCTAACCTCGGTTAGAACTTCCGCCAATAACAAGCTATGAAACAAACAACCGGGCCGCTCTTCTATACGAGGAGCGGCCCGGTTATTTAGGTGGAGTTGACGAAGCTTAAGTTATAAGGTAAGGGTTGGCAGAGCCTCGATTAGTGAAACGCCGGAGCACCGACACCAGCGGGGCGAGCGGGCCGCTCCACGGCTTGCGGGGCCGGAGCCGCCCAGCCGCGGCGGGCCCGGGCCTGGATAAGCTTCCGGCTTTCCACCGCCTCCCGCCAGTGCTGCCACACATACCGGTATGCCGGCAGGGAGCTGCGCTCAAATAGTACCGAGTAGGCCATAATGGCCAGCTGCCGCGGAATGGCCTGCAGCAGCAGCCGTGGAGCTTGGGCCGGAGTCGTGTTTTTAATCAGCAGCAGCCACTGGTTTTTCACCGCGTCGGTTTTGATGGCGCTGGCCAGGCGGTTGCGCAGGCGTAAGTTGGCGGGCAAAAACTGTCGGGGGTGCAACGCGCGGCAGGACGGCTCAAACCAGGTGCGCCAGCCGTAGAGCCGCCCGCGCCAGGCCACGTCCCAGTCTTCCTTGTGAGCAAAAAAGCGGGGGTCGAAGAAGTGGTCTTCCACCCGCAAG belongs to Hymenobacter cellulosilyticus and includes:
- a CDS encoding sugar transferase; translation: MRKRVEYDLKYMETWTFGLDMKIIGKTVWNMIRGEKNAY
- a CDS encoding exopolysaccharide biosynthesis polyprenyl glycosylphosphotransferase, translating into MRTFLLHACLVLAVVLTLELDWLSLRFIFGVYSFSVAGVVGARFLTTFCYRAYHRHIARPHSRFIIVGAGESGQELYRFLASHDPIGNQFQGFFADEPVAEGLRPYVRGPLSELKSYCLRTTIDEIYFTLPLDRHELIEELSQFADDHFLSFRIVPDFRGTVRREVNVYFYDHMPILTIRHQPLGMRTNQVLKRMFDIVFSLAIIGLIFPFILPVLALLIKLDSPGPVFFKQMRPGKRNHLFPCYKLRTMTADHRQTELQATFADPRVTRVGRYLRKYNLDELPQFFNVLLGHMSVVGPRPNMVSQLEEYSKHIRTYQMRHAVTPGITGYAQVNGYRGETRAPRPCASGWSTT
- a CDS encoding WecB/TagA/CpsF family glycosyltransferase; this encodes MLPKRLVLDSWISTGTPAEFVTAILALGAARSSAYVCCANVHMVVEAHQHPDFRRILDEADIVTPDGSPVAAAVGWFHQQAQPRIAGMDLLPVLLAEAARRGQSVYFYGTTEEVLAAMVARARRELPDLKIAGTHSPPFRPLTPEEDAAEVATINAADPDLLFVALGCPRQERWMAAHRGRIRSCMLGVGQAFPVYAGLERRLPAWARRLWLEWAYRLYLEPKRLWKRYLQTNTTFLYLLGRRLLTYAADRPPVSVAGK
- a CDS encoding NAD(P)H-dependent oxidoreductase, which encodes MILVDKALAERQRLGQPIRVGMVGAGFMAKGVARQICRYVAGMELVAIANRTLDKARACYEEAGTLAPREVASVAQLEACIAQGLPAITDDALLLSRAEGIDAIIEVTGAVEHGARVVLEAIRHGKHIVLLNAELDGTVGPILKVYADRAGVIYTVADGDQPGVTLNLARFVQGIGVKPVLCGNIKGLHDPYRNPTTQEGFARQWGQNPSMVTSFADGSKISFEQAVIANALGMQVARRGMLGPTVAPGTPISKAAEWYPQEELLSGGPGIVDYVVGAEPGPGVFVLGTIDDPVQQHYLKLYKLGPGPLYCFYTPYHLCHFETPTTVARAVLFKDAALAPAGPMRVEVITAAKIPLFAGQTLDGIGHYHTYGLAENAPVADQERLLPIGVAEGCILRHDIAKDQALTYDDVILPEGRLIDQLRQEQAAYFGRSNSDRTTAVPTAEVAANLG
- the rfbF gene encoding glucose-1-phosphate cytidylyltransferase, encoding MKAVILAGGYGTRISEESGVRPKPMVEIGGKPILWHIMKIYSHHGIRDFVVCCGYKGHMIKQYFSDYFLHNSDVTFRMDRNEMQIHRSNAEPWTVTLVDTGQETMTGGRLRRVREHLDNETFCLTYGDGVGNVDIQAAIRHHRQEGALATLTAVRQPGRFGVFSLGDESSRISNFMEKPEGGETPWINGGFFVLEPAVFDYIDNDDTVWEKGPLERLAANGALAAYRHTGFWQPMDTLRDRNMLEEMWSTGKAQWKIWGNTADVPAPDPVLTDIMTSAVAAPAGQRVAAPTLLPNV